The following is a genomic window from Canis lupus dingo isolate Sandy chromosome 26, ASM325472v2, whole genome shotgun sequence.
CCTGAGTGGTCTCCCTGAACGGTACAGGCTCATCTTCCTCTGTTCCTGTGGGAAGTCAATCAGACAGGAGAGGAGGCTTGGTGATGCTGAGTCCAGCCTCCTCCTAGGTGCAGCCCCGCTGGCTAGAAAGGGTGTAGTGATGCCCTTCTGAATCATTACAATACTCTTTGTCccttaaatgtcttttttctgaAATCAAACCATAATTAAAGTCCAGGAACCCCCATGTCGCAGTGGCTGGCTCTTCCCAGGTCTGCTCAGGAATTCCAGGCTCTGGACACACAGAAACTTCTAAATGTAGAGCAGGGTCTTCCTAAGCCCAGCATGACCCCCAGCTTCAGTGACCCTGCTCACCTCGAGGTGACCTCCTGGAGTGCAGAAAGCAGTGGAGGGGCTCCCCCAACCCCAGACACAGTGACTGTGACCCCCAGCTTCAGTGACCTCCTGGACGTGCAGAGCGCAGTGGAGGGACTGTCCCCGGAAACAGTGGCCCCCAGAGGCCGCGAATCAGGAGCCACTCACCTGGCCACCGAGGCCCGTCCACGCAGCCAGGGCCCAGGTGGGGCTGTCCTGCGGGCCGGGGCAGGTCCGAACCCCTGCCCTTCGCCTTGGGGTCCTCTGCTGCGTCCACTGGCGCTGGCTCCAGGCGCTGGACAAGAGCCCTCTGGCGCCGCCGATAATTGGCGAACCAGTTGTACACTTGCTCTACCGTCAGGCTCGTCTCCAAGGCCAGGTGCTCCTGCCCCAAAACACCACAGCCTGTAGCCCCCTCCCATTCCCGGAGTGGCAGGGTTGCTGGCCCAGAGCCGTGGAGGGGGCGGTGGGAGGACACTGCCGGGCAGCAGACAGCGACTGGAGAGGTGGGGCGGTGACGGTGATGCGAGGGCCCTGCCGATTGGACAGGGACCATGGTGGGTGTGGCAGGCACAGAAGCGCCCTCTTGATTGGACAAGCGACCACTGGGGAAAGCCTTGCTGATTGGGTGACGGAGACATGTGGGTGGAGCTAACGGAGGAAGGTCCCGCTGATTGGACAGAGCAGAGATGTAGGTGAGAGAACAGGCCCTGATTTAGGAGCAGCAGAACACTAACTGGCCAAGCTCGCTCCATCTCTCCGGTCTGCAGGGGCTGCCTTGAGGCTGCCACTTCCCTGGCCTCAGCAAGCACTGAGCCCTGCAAATACCTGCCTCCCTCTCGCTGGAAGCCCCATGATGGCAGTCCCCCCAACCCTGGTACCCAATGCCTGCAGGGTGCACAGGATGACCCCACGTGAGGAAAGGAAACCCTCCACGTGCGCAGGCAGGATGTTCGGGGGCTCCTGTCCCCGGGAAGGTCAGAGGGGCAAAGGGGCCACTGGGGGCCATGAAGGAGCAGAGCGATGGGGTGGGGGTCACCTTAggtcgggggggcgggggaaggcgGCCAAGGGCAGGGGAGCCTGGCCTCCATCACCTCGGCTCTTACCCTCTCCACCTTGCTGGGATTGGGGCTCACGCCAGAGGCAAAGTCGTGCAGCTTCTGGCGAACCTCTCTGGGGAAGTTCCGGCTCTTGAGGCcaccagggcagagggagggaggtggtggaTTCCTGGACAAGGACAGTGAGGAGGTGGTTACCACCCCTCTGCTCCCAGATGCATtggctgctgctcctcctgtccAAGTCCTAGGCCCATCCTCCGGAGGAGCACCAGCATCAGACCCCTGCGCTGTGCTGCACACCCTCATGGGCATCACCAGGGCTTCCAGGACCTCTCTCTGATCCAGAAGGAATCCATCTGTTCTTCAGTAACTAGGCCCCATGGGGCTGGAATCCCATCACTTGGACTGCCAGGAGCCCAGAGTGAGATCGATAGCTGTTCCTGGTCAGTGGTGAACACCCAAGATCAAGGATAAAGGCTCTACAGTCTCAGTGTCCAGCCTGGAATCTGGCTTTCCATCTCTCCTTTgcataaccttgggcaagtcctgacctttctgtgctttggtttccttatccGTAAGTGGtgatgaagaaataataataattactagtTGTAACGTTTACTTCATGCTGATAATGGTCATGCTGGTAATTACTATTAACATGGACCTAGCACCTCTCATATGCCAGGCAATCTTCTCAGCACCATGTATATCTCATCTGATGATATCTCATCACTCTCATCTCTACGTCCCTTTAAAAGAGCCTGCAGCCCTTAAGGGTGGTGCTGTAGACCCAGGCCCATGGCACCTGCAGAGCCTATCTGTGGTAACCAGATGACTGAAGGCACATGTGCTGGGTATCTCTCACGGGAGAAGACAAGAGATCGAGAGTAAGGTCAGGATGTCCCTGCAGAGCCCTCACTGAAAGTGCCCCTGCTGCAACCAGAATGTCTGCCTGGGTCCTGGGAACAGCTCCATCTCCTTGCCATGCAGGCAAATATAGGAATGCACACCCACAGCCAGCTGAGCAAGTGGAGAGTATGGCTCAGTGTTGGGCACACTGGCTGATGCACAGAGCCTGTTACCCTGCTTCTTCTGACTTTTCCTGCATTTATTTCCCTGTCTCACCTCAGCCCCTGTGTGGCTTTAGATGGCACACCCATTAGGAGTCCTAAAGGAATGAGCACAATAAAGGCTTATTGTACCTCTTTCTGCAGCGGAACTTCTGCACTGGGGTCAGTGCCACCACGCCCAGCCGCTTCATGACCAGGCGATAGTGAATGTCGTTCCAGAGTTGTACCAGTTCCTGGCTGCCTCCAGGCACCTGGCAACCCTGCCAAAAAAAAGCCTGCTGAATCCTGGCTGCCCTTTCCCACCCTAGAGCATGCCAACTGACCCGACCTGATCTGTGGGAGCACTGCTTGTTGATGTGCCAGGGAACGAGGGCATGAGCTACACAGCCAGCACTCCAGTCACCACCAGGCTCAGTGACATGTCTCTGGaggcccagccagccagccacccggTCCTGTCAGCCCTCAGTCCTCCCACAGAGCACATGTGGTGAACACCACACTCAATCACTCCTTACAAGTGAGGAGCAGGGGGCAAAGGGGAGCAAATGACTGGCCTGGGGCCAGACAACACACATGAGGCAGAGCTACAGTTAGAACCATAGGGTCAGATTTCTGATCTTCCATGAGAGAATTTTCTCTCCCACCCAGCCAGGCTGGCCCCTCGGATATTCCATAAGCGTATCCTGAGTCAAGTGGGATAAAGTGATCCTGGTTTGTGCCCCATGACAGCTCCCCAATCCAGTGTGACTTGTTCACATAACCAGACCCTGGGCATGGCCAAGGATGTCTGGTGTTGGCCTCCCTGCTGACACAGCCCCTATGGCCAGTGTGTGGTTCTCACATTTAATGCTCAATGTTCTCAGGATCATCTTGGCAAGAAGTGCTGGTAATTATTTAACTTTCTCTCCACAGTATCAGAAAAAGCCCATTTTGCTATGCTGTGACTCTCAGTCTCCTGCCGGGATCCAGCCACCAGCCTTGGGCACATCAATGCGAGTCAGGTCACATCAGTGCCAAATGACTTGTGCATCCAAAAGCCACCAGATGAGTGACAAAGACACTTTTTGGTTTGCATTCTGAATTGCAGACCTGCAGCTAAGAGGTCCTGGGTCTGTCTGACTGCTTCACTAACAGAGATCTCAGCTCTCCAAACCAGGACCACCACCCAATATGGATCTCTTAAACGGAGAGTTTTGCCTCAGATTATTGAGGTATTTAGAACTTAGTAGAGTGTGGACCATCCTGGTTTGGTTTACAGAATGTCCCCCAAGTTCTCGCTGACTTGTGGGCATTTTTTCTGTGTTTGGGATGATGGTGGATGTTGTACCTCTCCGCACCCCCCCTCACAGACCAGCCTACCTCCAGTACCCGGCAGGCAGCCTGATGCTGCTCCTGCTGGGCCAGCACTCGGGCACACACGAGGGCCACGTCCGCATTGTCCAGAAGGTGCAGGCGGAGTTGACTATCCAACACAGCCGTGACCAAGGGCTGTACCTGGGCAGGGTCATCCTGGAGGTCCCGACACAGCCTGCCTGCAAGAGTCACCAACTCCGCCAGTGGTGGCTCAGCATCCCCTCTGTCCCTCAGCAGCCTCAGGAAGCTCTGCATCCCAAGTCCCTCTGTAAACAAGACAAAAGTCTCGACAATGGCCAGCGCCACCGACAGGCTGACTCCAAGGCCTCTCTGGCCTGGGCATTTGTAACACGGTGGTGACTGCCCACTGAGAAAGGGCAGAGGAGCATCCAATGCCTGCcagaatttctcttcttttagtcGTTGTGTACTGTGTTACTGCAGTGGCTCATCTCATTCCTAAGAACTTTCCATCTGTACCCCATCCACAGGCCCCCCACCCTGGtcctctctttctcctgtttCCCCTGCCATCTAACACACACTAGTTGACTATGTTTGGTTTCACTCCTTCTCTGGGCTCAGTCAGGGTGGGGACCCTGTGTCTTGACATCACTAGATTTCCCCAGTATCTGCCACATGGAGGCAAAGGCATCTCAAAGCAGTAGGAAGCACCCTGAGGCAGGGCCTGGCAGACACTGCTTACATGCCTACAGAGAGGAGCCTTGGGACCTGCCAGAGCAGGACTAGCACCATCTACTTTTAACcattatgattttgaaaaaaaaaaaaaaggccaaagatACTTGAAAAACACAAAGTTTTAAAGGTTGTCCTAATCCCACAcgttaaaaacaaacacacacacacaaagtagtGAACATTTGCTGGGCCTGCCAATGCCTGGTGCGTCTACTCTGCCCTGTGGCCAACCATACACACGTGGGCTACTGCAAGGTGGATCTAAAGGCTTTGTGAaggtttctttttcataaaaatctACCTGTGTATCCACACAACTAGTACTACAAATCTATTCCCTAGCCCATATGAATGGTTCTACAGAGTATCCCATGACCACAGGGGCCATCTGGGCCTGTGCACCTGCCCACCCCCAGACACTGGGCAGCACGTTCACAGTGTCTTCCACAGATTAGGCTCCCACCAGCGAAGTTCAAGGGCAGGCCTACAGGGGCGTGCTGGGGGTAAGAATCTGCAAGCCCGGCCTGCAGAAGCCTGGCCTGTGTGCGCACTCCCTGCTGCAGGGTCTGGCCTCAGGTTCTAGTTCTTTCCACCATGCACAACCCCTCACCCTCAGGTCCTCCTCTGCACCTGGGGCCACTCATCCCAGGCGGCGTGCTCCTCCCTGGCGGCCCACATTCCTCCCCACCGATCCTGGGTtcagagggggcaggggggagggcacCTCTCAGGCCCCGAATTCTTACAGCGGAAAACTACCCCCCAAACCCTGCCCCGCTCTGGCTCTGGGAAGAGGGAGCCGGCAAGAGGCTGCGGGCCAGCTTCACGCGGACCGGACCTTAAAGTCCAAGAACAACGTGGCCTCCTGAGGGGGGAACCAGCCCCGGGCAGGGATGGAGGGGGCTGCAACAGGCACCTGCTCGGGCACCCCCAGCTCCGGGCATCTCCTGCCCCCTTACCTCTCCGGGTGTGCtgctccccagcacccccagccctgggcatcCCCCCATACCTTTCGGGGCACCCCCCGCCCTCAGCACCACCGGCCCAAGGCATACCCCCCATACCTCTTGGGGCACGCTGCTACCCCACGAGGTGGAGGCTCCTGCCCTCAGCACCCACCCGCGCCACCGCCCTACTTGCCGCACTTCCGCTCCCGCAGCACGTGCTCCGTGCGCACCTCGGGAGGCGGTGCTGGGCGGCGCGGAAGGCGCAGCGGCTACAAAGTATCAGGCGGCGGCCAATGGGGCAAGGGCTCCACCCGAGGAACGAGCCCAGGGCCTCCGCCTCCGCCTAC
Proteins encoded in this region:
- the ANHX gene encoding anomalous homeobox protein isoform X1; amino-acid sequence: MQSFLRLLRDRGDAEPPLAELVTLAGRLCRDLQDDPAQVQPLVTAVLDSQLRLHLLDNADVALVCARVLAQQEQHQAACRVLEGCQVPGGSQELVQLWNDIHYRLVMKRLGVVALTPVQKFRCRKRNPPPPSLCPGGLKSRNFPREVRQKLHDFASGVSPNPSKVEREHLALETSLTVEQVYNWFANYRRRQRALVQRLEPAPVDAAEDPKAKGRGSDLPRPAGQPHLGPGCVDGPRWPGTEEDEPVPFRETTQGPWESLALAPDFSGDETIMKPLPPRSLLGGEMYQEGPGHNPATLPHICPGPGLCPLTAGSDMLDPSLVAPESWLMSLALASSKEVSFQTGQLVHGHGLDCMMHPADAAVGVSITALGEPNSTGFTDSPVSNPQSMYLEEGAGTSGGQIEQRAGSFLLTQTPAQPPEFILTQSLLELAPGPSFSSRISTVDLGQPLPSSQVQWPDGQASSDAFWGARMLLELSGGSLG
- the ANHX gene encoding anomalous homeobox protein isoform X2; translated protein: MQSFLRLLRDRGDAEPPLAELVTLAGRLCRDLQDDPAQVQPLVTAVLDSQLRLHLLDNADVALVCARVLAQQEQHQAACRVLEGCQVPGGSQELVQLWNDIHYRLVMKRLGVVALTPVQKFRCRKRNPPPPSLCPGGLKSRNFPREVRQKLHDFASGVSPNPSKVEREHLALETSLTVEQVYNWFANYRRRQRALVQRLEPAPVDAAEDPKAKGRGSDLPRPAGQPHLGPGCVDGPRWPGFTDSPVSNPQSMYLEEGAGTSGGQIEQRAGSFLLTQTPAQPPEFILTQSLLELAPGPSFSSRISTVDLGQPLPSSQVQWPDGQASSDAFWGARMLLELSGGSLG